One genomic window of Thalassolituus hydrocarboniclasticus includes the following:
- a CDS encoding EAL domain-containing response regulator encodes MSHDAFVFSDDESNISPQQAHVRWKILSVEDDPVYQASLLHGLSGLQFRGQDVEVLTASSAVQAAEILAEHDDIAVMLLDVVMEQDDAGLRLVSSVREVLGNSSIRIVLLTGQPGVAPETDVMRQYDIDEYWNKADLNREKLHSVVGSHLRTWHYMMELSRAQRGLQLILDASRNLHSQQELGALTQAVLTNISLIIGAGVGGIVCMGQFRERSLEAAQVIASSGHYSNMPDIAVSDLEPAGRLETLRTASSSQSHQFRNDHSVLYFETHAIDGAEYLVLIDGLFDLTEAHINLLRVFSENIRSGFANVALLNRVSRLAYFDDFLGIRNRNGLLRELGTLNEKERREGVLLLARIKNFQDAMVTFGESYCESLLQAAAAALQQQLPGCSCFATCSTDSFAMIFNHSTQPDEARLLQVCEQVLMLSGVQHHIQLIFCKLELNLLEDSSPQEILHLAEITLSVGSGYNLNLIGYTPGYREKITSSHLLLLELQQALQNNELFIMLQPKVELLSQKPVGFEALVRWQKRDGNFIPPDVFIPLAETSGLIGSLDLHVLRSTFSAVQQLKAAGFDLPVSFNATVSDLKNRDYIQEIFNAIEGGQVNPQLLEIEVTESQAMADYRHFDKILRQFMDAGMGVSIDDFGTGYSSLSHITRLAATTLKIDRSFINGIENSEEDRHAVEMVAKIGQRFGYHIVAEGVETEAQNQWLQEVGCRIGQGYFFARPMTIDDAIAWLKSRP; translated from the coding sequence ATGTCTCATGACGCCTTCGTTTTCAGTGACGATGAATCCAATATATCCCCGCAGCAAGCCCATGTCCGCTGGAAGATTCTCAGCGTTGAAGATGATCCTGTCTATCAGGCTTCGCTGCTGCATGGTCTGAGCGGTCTGCAATTCAGAGGTCAGGATGTTGAAGTTCTGACTGCTTCCTCGGCGGTTCAGGCGGCGGAGATACTGGCTGAACACGACGATATCGCGGTAATGCTGCTGGATGTGGTAATGGAGCAGGATGACGCCGGCCTGCGGCTGGTCAGCTCTGTGCGCGAGGTTCTGGGTAATTCCTCAATCCGTATCGTGCTGCTGACCGGGCAGCCGGGTGTGGCTCCCGAGACCGATGTCATGCGTCAGTACGATATTGATGAATACTGGAACAAAGCGGACCTGAACCGCGAAAAGCTGCATTCCGTGGTGGGCAGCCATCTGCGCACCTGGCACTACATGATGGAGCTGAGCCGGGCACAGCGTGGCTTGCAGCTGATTCTGGACGCATCCCGTAACCTGCACAGTCAGCAGGAACTGGGAGCATTAACCCAGGCGGTGCTGACGAATATCAGCCTTATCATTGGTGCCGGAGTGGGTGGCATTGTCTGTATGGGGCAATTCCGGGAAAGGTCCCTTGAGGCTGCACAGGTGATAGCCAGCTCCGGTCACTACAGCAATATGCCGGACATAGCGGTCAGTGATCTCGAACCGGCTGGGCGTCTGGAAACCTTGCGCACTGCTTCCAGCAGCCAGAGTCATCAGTTCCGCAATGACCATTCCGTTCTGTATTTTGAAACTCACGCCATTGACGGGGCCGAATATCTGGTTCTGATTGATGGCTTGTTTGACCTGACCGAAGCTCATATCAACCTGCTGCGTGTGTTCAGTGAAAATATCCGCAGTGGTTTTGCTAATGTTGCACTGCTGAATCGCGTCAGTCGCCTGGCCTACTTTGATGATTTTCTGGGTATACGTAACCGTAATGGTTTATTGCGTGAGCTTGGCACACTCAATGAAAAGGAGCGCCGGGAAGGGGTATTGTTGCTTGCCCGCATAAAAAACTTTCAGGATGCGATGGTCACCTTTGGTGAGAGCTATTGCGAAAGTCTGCTGCAGGCCGCCGCCGCCGCGCTGCAGCAGCAACTGCCGGGCTGCAGTTGTTTTGCCACGTGCAGTACCGATTCATTCGCCATGATTTTTAATCACAGTACACAGCCTGATGAAGCGCGGTTGCTGCAGGTGTGTGAACAGGTATTAATGTTGTCAGGCGTTCAGCATCATATACAGCTGATATTCTGCAAGCTTGAACTTAATCTGCTTGAAGACAGCTCGCCGCAGGAAATCCTGCACCTGGCTGAAATTACGTTGTCCGTTGGCAGTGGCTACAACCTGAATCTGATTGGTTACACTCCGGGGTATCGTGAAAAAATTACCAGCAGCCATCTGCTGTTACTGGAGCTTCAACAGGCGCTGCAGAATAATGAGCTTTTTATTATGCTGCAGCCAAAAGTTGAGCTGCTCAGTCAGAAGCCGGTGGGTTTCGAAGCGCTGGTACGCTGGCAGAAACGCGATGGTAATTTTATTCCCCCGGATGTATTTATTCCGCTGGCAGAAACCTCCGGTCTGATCGGTAGTCTGGATCTGCATGTTTTACGTTCGACGTTTTCTGCGGTTCAGCAGCTGAAGGCGGCCGGATTTGACTTGCCCGTTTCTTTCAATGCGACGGTTTCTGATCTGAAAAACCGCGATTATATTCAGGAGATTTTTAACGCCATTGAGGGAGGTCAGGTCAATCCGCAACTGCTTGAAATAGAAGTTACGGAATCTCAGGCGATGGCTGATTATCGTCATTTTGACAAAATATTGCGGCAATTTATGGACGCAGGTATGGGGGTCAGTATTGACGATTTCGGCACCGGCTATTCATCGCTGTCGCATATCACACGCCTGGCGGCTACCACCCTGAAAATTGACCGGTCCTTTATAAATGGCATTGAAAACTCAGAAGAAGATCGCCACGCGGTTGAAATGGTAGCCAAAATCGGTCAGCGCTTCGGCTATCATATTGTTGCTGAAGGCGTCGAAACAGAAGCACAGAATCAATGGCTGCAGGAGGTTGGTTGTCGTATCGGCCAGGGCTATTTTTTTGCACGGCCAATGACCATCGATGATGCTATTGCCTGGTTAAAGTCCCGCCCCTGA
- a CDS encoding solute carrier family 23 protein: MQMQQRTPGGEQPYWPAGPFKIRLPFVHYRWEMAETIQGLVMFVVGLAMIPLLEKYLGMPYEAALAFTFIAGLGYILPALLGVPLVPGWITPAIPVVILFLNGFEPGPDAIKALFALQIEVTLIFLILGLTGWGSKLVQVIPNSLKSGIIIGAGIAALMGELKTGGRVDATPISLIIGSVVSAYVLFSLSFKNVVEQSAIARRIANFGMVPGMIIAMIVGWIVGEYPLPDIQWGITQPDFALMANYLTFAVGFPGWDVFLLAIPTALIAYVIAFGDIIVGFTLVERIDKVRTDEKIETNVDRVHVVTAIRNGIHAFFAPWPGLAGPLWTAAHATVAERYAMGRKAMDSIYSGGGTFWLTGLLALFCLPLVTMFKPVLPIALSLTLILTAYICIMVGMEQLRNPTERGVAGIVAVTLAMPDPKSTVYAVIIGLLLYFLIERPRLMGKHKTEDEFMFADPQESTESK, encoded by the coding sequence ATGCAAATGCAGCAACGTACGCCGGGAGGCGAGCAACCGTATTGGCCGGCTGGTCCGTTCAAAATCCGACTGCCTTTTGTTCATTACCGCTGGGAAATGGCTGAAACCATTCAGGGTCTGGTAATGTTTGTGGTTGGTCTGGCCATGATTCCATTGCTGGAAAAATATCTGGGCATGCCGTATGAAGCGGCTCTGGCTTTTACCTTTATTGCGGGTCTTGGTTATATTCTGCCGGCTTTGCTGGGTGTACCTCTGGTGCCGGGCTGGATTACGCCGGCAATTCCGGTGGTTATTCTGTTTCTGAACGGTTTTGAACCGGGCCCGGATGCCATTAAAGCGTTATTTGCTTTGCAGATTGAAGTGACGCTGATCTTCCTGATTCTCGGTCTGACCGGCTGGGGTTCAAAACTGGTTCAGGTGATTCCTAACTCCCTGAAGTCGGGCATTATTATCGGTGCCGGTATTGCCGCCTTAATGGGCGAATTAAAAACCGGTGGCCGTGTGGATGCGACACCGATTTCGCTGATTATCGGTTCCGTTGTTTCAGCCTATGTGCTGTTTTCCCTGTCGTTTAAAAACGTCGTTGAGCAGTCAGCCATTGCCCGTCGTATCGCTAATTTCGGTATGGTGCCGGGTATGATTATCGCGATGATTGTCGGCTGGATTGTCGGTGAATATCCGCTGCCGGATATCCAGTGGGGCATCACTCAGCCAGACTTCGCCCTGATGGCTAATTACCTGACCTTTGCTGTTGGCTTCCCGGGCTGGGATGTATTCCTGCTGGCCATTCCAACTGCGTTAATTGCTTACGTGATTGCCTTTGGTGACATCATTGTTGGTTTTACCCTGGTTGAGCGTATCGACAAGGTCCGTACCGATGAAAAAATTGAAACCAACGTTGACCGCGTGCACGTTGTTACCGCGATCCGTAATGGTATTCATGCCTTCTTCGCGCCGTGGCCGGGTCTGGCTGGTCCGCTGTGGACCGCTGCTCACGCTACCGTAGCCGAGCGTTATGCCATGGGCCGTAAAGCGATGGATTCTATCTACAGTGGTGGTGGTACCTTCTGGCTGACCGGTTTACTCGCGCTGTTCTGTCTGCCACTGGTGACCATGTTTAAACCGGTACTGCCGATTGCGCTGTCACTGACGCTGATCCTGACCGCTTATATCTGCATCATGGTGGGTATGGAACAACTGCGTAACCCAACCGAACGTGGTGTGGCCGGTATTGTGGCGGTAACTCTGGCGATGCCGGACCCTAAATCCACCGTGTATGCGGTCATTATCGGTCTGCTGCTGTACTTCCTGATTGAGCGCCCAAGACTGATGGGCAAACATAAAACGGAAGACGAATTTATGTTCGCCGACCCGCAGGAAAGCACCGAAAGTAAATAA
- a CDS encoding TSUP family transporter, whose protein sequence is MPELSVDVLLLLALVAGAAGFIDAIAGGGGLLTIPALLVAGLNPVQAIATNKLQACFGSFTATRFFVREGLVDPMLQRWSVAITALGAAAGALAIQWFDSALLVAVMPYALIMIALYLLLARKAGEQETNARLSAGQFNASVVPAVGFYDGFFGPGTGTFFTLGYCQLRGMNMLQATAHAKLLNFTTNVVSLLIFILSGQIAWVVGLSMALGQALGARLGAATAVRRGVVFVRLMTVAVCIAMSISLMVKN, encoded by the coding sequence ATGCCTGAGTTATCTGTTGATGTGTTGCTTTTGTTAGCGCTGGTGGCCGGTGCGGCGGGTTTTATTGATGCCATTGCCGGAGGAGGCGGGCTGCTGACCATCCCGGCCCTGCTGGTCGCCGGGCTGAATCCGGTGCAGGCGATTGCCACCAATAAGCTGCAGGCGTGCTTTGGCAGCTTTACCGCAACCCGGTTTTTTGTGCGCGAAGGTCTGGTCGATCCCATGCTCCAGCGCTGGAGTGTGGCAATCACGGCGCTGGGCGCTGCTGCCGGCGCACTGGCGATTCAGTGGTTCGACAGCGCCTTGCTGGTTGCGGTTATGCCCTATGCCTTAATCATGATTGCTCTTTATTTACTGCTGGCACGTAAAGCAGGAGAACAGGAAACAAACGCAAGGCTGAGCGCCGGGCAATTTAACGCCAGTGTGGTTCCGGCCGTTGGCTTTTATGATGGTTTTTTCGGGCCGGGTACCGGCACCTTTTTCACCCTGGGTTATTGTCAGCTGCGTGGTATGAATATGCTGCAGGCCACTGCACATGCCAAACTCCTGAATTTCACCACTAATGTTGTTTCACTGTTGATTTTTATTTTATCGGGTCAGATCGCATGGGTTGTTGGTTTAAGCATGGCGCTGGGGCAGGCGCTGGGCGCTCGTCTGGGGGCGGCAACGGCGGTACGGCGCGGCGTGGTGTTTGTCCGTCTGATGACCGTGGCGGTATGCATTGCTATGAGCATCAGCCTGATGGTTAAGAATTAG
- the sbcB gene encoding exodeoxyribonuclease I encodes MNTIVWYDYETFGASPAWDRPAQFAAIRTDEDLNEIEEPIELFCKQSDDYLPHPQAVLITGIVPQDCQNKGLSETDFIGRINDVFSQPGTCSAGYNSIRFDDEFTRYGLYRNFYDPYAREWQGGNSRWDLLDVVRCAYALRPEGIVWPEHDDGRKSFKLEHLTAANGLDHGKAHDAVSDVRATIALARLIKDKQPKLYRYLYGLRQKAQVGALVDVLNHKPLVHISGMFPVVQGCMAVVVPLCWHPSNKNSFIAFDLHQDPTPLFELSAEEIQQRVFTRTADMPEGMTRLPLKEIHINKAPVLAPANTLTPDQAARWNLSGETLRRHLAQIKNNGDLTAKLHQVFSGREFAPATDVDSQLYDAFFPSADKQAMQTVHELSPWDLADWPAPFKDRRGEEMLFRYRARNFPDTLNEAERERWEQHRIARLMHTDPASPVMNYERFARELQLAAQQVADDPVKLQWIQDLQVYAESIYPYDAY; translated from the coding sequence GTGAATACGATTGTCTGGTACGACTACGAAACCTTTGGCGCCAGTCCGGCCTGGGATCGCCCGGCACAGTTTGCCGCGATCCGTACGGATGAAGACCTGAATGAAATTGAAGAACCCATCGAGCTGTTCTGTAAGCAGAGTGACGATTATCTGCCGCATCCGCAGGCGGTGCTGATTACCGGCATCGTACCGCAGGATTGTCAGAACAAAGGTCTGAGCGAAACCGATTTTATCGGTCGCATTAACGACGTATTCAGCCAGCCGGGTACCTGCAGTGCCGGCTATAACAGCATCCGTTTTGACGATGAATTTACCCGTTACGGTCTGTACCGTAATTTTTATGACCCTTACGCCCGTGAGTGGCAGGGCGGTAATTCGCGCTGGGATTTACTCGATGTGGTGCGCTGCGCCTATGCTTTGCGCCCCGAGGGTATTGTCTGGCCGGAGCATGACGACGGCCGTAAAAGCTTTAAGCTCGAGCACCTGACCGCGGCCAACGGCCTGGATCATGGTAAGGCGCACGATGCGGTCTCCGATGTGCGTGCCACCATTGCGCTGGCGCGTCTGATTAAAGATAAGCAGCCTAAGCTGTATCGCTACCTCTATGGTCTGCGGCAAAAAGCCCAGGTCGGCGCGCTGGTGGATGTGCTTAACCATAAACCGCTGGTGCATATTTCCGGTATGTTTCCGGTTGTGCAGGGCTGTATGGCGGTGGTTGTACCGCTGTGCTGGCACCCGAGCAATAAAAACTCCTTTATTGCCTTCGATCTGCATCAGGACCCGACGCCGCTGTTTGAGTTAAGCGCCGAAGAGATCCAGCAGCGGGTGTTTACCCGTACCGCCGATATGCCTGAGGGCATGACCCGTCTGCCGCTGAAAGAAATTCATATTAATAAAGCGCCGGTGCTGGCGCCGGCCAATACCCTGACGCCGGATCAGGCAGCGCGCTGGAACCTGAGCGGTGAAACCTTACGCCGTCATCTGGCGCAGATTAAAAATAATGGTGATTTAACTGCCAAGCTGCATCAGGTATTCAGCGGCCGTGAATTTGCGCCGGCGACCGATGTCGACAGCCAGCTGTACGATGCGTTTTTCCCATCCGCCGATAAACAGGCAATGCAGACCGTGCATGAATTATCCCCCTGGGATCTGGCCGACTGGCCGGCACCGTTTAAGGACCGCCGTGGTGAGGAAATGCTGTTCCGTTACCGTGCGCGTAATTTTCCCGATACTCTCAACGAGGCCGAACGTGAGCGCTGGGAGCAGCACCGTATCGCGCGTCTGATGCACACTGACCCGGCATCACCGGTGATGAACTACGAGCGCTTCGCCCGTGAACTGCAGTTGGCGGCACAACAGGTAGCCGATGACCCGGTTAAACTGCAGTGGATTCAGGATCTGCAGGTGTATGCCGAATCGATTTACCCCTACGACGCTTACTGA
- a CDS encoding alpha/beta fold hydrolase, which produces MKSIQLLLMISLLALTGCASMGVGSRPLSELTQNYTNEQSKFLAVDDLVIHYRDEGQGPVLVLLHGVASSLHTWDGWVDELKGSYRIIRLDLPAHGLTGPDPKMERYNIGYMVDKLDKFLNKLGVNKMSLAGNSLGGYISWNYALHRPDRVEKLILLDSAGYPQDMPFIMDFASWPVIGEMSTLMMPRFMVGMNVRAAYGDDSKVDDKLVHRYHDLTLRPGNREGLVNVFRTMKEQSDNPHLGDRVTEIRVPTLLIWGEEDDWVPLDIMERFRRDLANVSVITYEGVGHMPMEELPVQSARDARSFLQTGKIFTLPAATASGD; this is translated from the coding sequence ATGAAATCCATCCAACTGTTGCTGATGATCAGCTTGCTGGCTTTAACTGGCTGTGCATCTATGGGCGTAGGCTCGCGTCCGCTGTCGGAGCTGACCCAGAACTACACCAACGAACAATCCAAATTTTTAGCGGTCGATGATCTGGTGATCCATTACCGCGATGAAGGCCAGGGCCCGGTGCTGGTATTGCTGCACGGCGTGGCGTCATCACTGCACACCTGGGATGGCTGGGTGGATGAACTGAAAGGCAGCTACCGCATTATCCGCCTGGATCTACCGGCCCATGGCCTGACCGGCCCGGACCCGAAGATGGAGCGCTATAACATCGGCTATATGGTCGACAAGCTGGATAAATTCCTGAACAAGCTGGGCGTGAACAAGATGTCGCTCGCCGGTAATTCACTGGGTGGTTATATCAGCTGGAATTATGCGCTGCACCGTCCTGACCGGGTGGAAAAACTGATTCTGCTGGATTCGGCGGGTTACCCGCAGGACATGCCGTTTATTATGGATTTTGCTTCCTGGCCGGTCATCGGCGAGATGAGCACATTAATGATGCCGCGTTTTATGGTCGGTATGAATGTCCGTGCGGCCTACGGCGATGACAGCAAGGTAGACGACAAGCTGGTTCACCGTTACCACGATCTGACCCTGCGTCCGGGCAACCGTGAAGGGCTGGTGAATGTGTTCCGTACGATGAAAGAACAGAGTGATAACCCGCATCTGGGCGACCGGGTGACGGAGATCCGTGTACCGACCCTGCTGATCTGGGGCGAAGAAGACGACTGGGTACCGCTGGATATTATGGAGCGTTTCCGCCGTGATCTGGCCAATGTCAGCGTGATTACCTACGAAGGCGTCGGCCATATGCCGATGGAAGAGCTGCCGGTGCAGAGCGCCCGCGATGCACGCAGCTTCCTGCAGACCGGCAAAATCTTTACCCTGCCGGCAGCAACCGCAAGCGGCGACTGA